The Planctomycetota bacterium sequence CCGGGGTCATCTTCTGGAACTTTCTGAAGGCCGCCTTGGTTTTCTCCTTCTGCTCCGGAGACATCTTCTGCCACTGTTCCTTCCGGCGTTCCATCATCATCTTGCGGAAACGAGGTTTTTCATCGGATGATTTACCGTTGTCTTTATTATCCGTTTTATCTTTGGCGTTGTCGTCTTTGGTATTATCCTGAGAAACGGACGGCGTATTATTTCCCTGATCCTTAGCCGGCTGGTTATTCTCTTGTGCAGAAGAAATCAAAGCGCTTGCTGTAAAGAGTAGCGCCGCACACGCCATCATCAATAATCCGTGCAATCTGAGGAATCTGTGTTTCATAATTATTCTCCGTTCAGGTCCGCATCCATAATCTCGGGCATTGCCTCAACCAGTTCATAATCCTGGACGATATCCGCCACTTGGGCGGTTTCCATGTCCTCTAAGAGTTCGATATTGGCGATTATCTCGGTATCTGAGCCGTTAAATGGGTTGACCAGCCAGACTAGGGCGGCCACCATAACCACGGCCGCCGAGGCCAGCAATCCGACCCGGCGCCAGCCCAGATGGAACCTATAGGCGCGTTCTAATTTATCTATCTTTTGGTTAAGCCCGGCCTGGAGATTGCCGGTTGCCGGCGCAACCTGATAGGCATCCAGCAGGGTATCCAATTGCTCCAACGCCTTTAACTCGCTTTGGCAGGCGGGGCAGGCACCCAGATGCGACGCTATCAGGGCCTTTAATTCCGGTGCCGTCTCGTCCCGGCGGTAGGCCTCTAACTCATTAATAACCTCATTACACTTAATCATATTAGCGCTCTCTTTCTGACGATGGTATAAACACACCGGGGTGTGAAAAGTTACGGTGAAAATAAATAAATTAATTACAGGCCCATGCCCTGGGTAATCTTGAATTCGGAGAAATCCTTATTGCCGAAGCGGTTCAGAGTCAATTTGTCTATAATAATAGAAGGCGGTTTATTTAGGGCTATCTCAGCCACAAGCTTGCCCAGCATCCCGGCTCGCATAAAGCCATAGCCGTTATCGCCGGTAGCCAGGATAAAATTGGGTATCTCAGGCATCCGGCCGATAATCGGCATCCGGTCCGGCGTGGCCGTGACTAACCCGGCCCAGCTGTTGGCCACGCCCGCATCGGCCATCCCGGGTATCAGGTATGAAATCTTCTGGGCAATCTCTTCCAGGAATGCGTTGTCAGCCTTCTGCCGGAACTGGTCCGGATTCTCCTCGGTTTCGGTGGTGCCGTCGCCGGCCAGGAGCAGTCCGCCGGTCTCAGAGTGGAAATAGACATTCCGGTTAATATCATAGACCGCCGTGATGTTCTGAGGCAGGGGATGCGAGGGTTTCAATACCGCAATCTGGGTCCGGTATGGCTTTAAAGGCAGTTTCAGGCCCAGCAGTTCGCCCACCTTCTTGGCCCAGCATCCGGCCGCATTAATGAGCAGGGGAGTGGAGAATGTTCCCTCGCTTGATGTGACTTCAAAAATATCGCCAGTTCTGCGGAGGCCCGTAACCGGCGCCATTTCGTATAGCTTGGCGCCGTTTCGGCGTGCTTCCTTGGCAAAGCCGTTGACAATCTGGAATGGGTCGAGATAGCCGTCCTCCGGTGTGTATAGTCCGGCCGGAAAATCATCCAGATGCATCCAGTGCCCGAGATGTTTGCGGATGCCGGCCCGGTCCAGCCAGTCGGATTTGATATTATATTTATTTAACAGTGTCTGCGAGTCCCTGAGATATTGTTCCTCCTGAGCAGTGGTGGCCAGATAAATCAGGCCGCTCTGGTGGAATTTGATATCCTTATTGCGTTTGATAAGTTCCCGGTAGATATCCAGAGAGCCCTGAACCAGCTGGACGTCAATCTCATTGGCCCACTGGAGTATGGTCAATCCGGCCGCCTTGCCGGATGAGCCGCTGCCCAGCAGGTTCTTTTCCAGCAGGACGATATTTCTGGCTCCGGCCTGTGAGAGGTGGTAGGCGATGCTGGCGCCGATTACCCCTCCGCCGATGATAACAATATCTGCTGTCTTGCTCATAGTTAGGAGAATTTATATTATTATAATTGATTTTACAATAATATCATGATAAGTAATTTCGTAAGCGGATTAAGCGGATTTGGCAGATTGAGCGGATAATCTGCGGAATCTGTGCAATCTGTGGTTAGAAAGGTATTTTATGTCAGATTTGATATGGTTAAACGGCGAATACATCAAGCGCAACGAGGCCAGGATAAGTTTATACGAAAGCGGACTGCTTTACGGCTACGGGGTTTTTGAGACCATCATGATAAACAAGGGCCGGGGCTTCCAGTTGACGGCCCATTACGACCGGCTCAAGACCTCGGCCAAGCATATCCGGATGCCGGTC is a genomic window containing:
- a CDS encoding zf-HC2 domain-containing protein, with amino-acid sequence MIKCNEVINELEAYRRDETAPELKALIASHLGACPACQSELKALEQLDTLLDAYQVAPATGNLQAGLNQKIDKLERAYRFHLGWRRVGLLASAAVVMVAALVWLVNPFNGSDTEIIANIELLEDMETAQVADIVQDYELVEAMPEIMDADLNGE
- a CDS encoding FAD-binding oxidoreductase produces the protein MSKTADIVIIGGGVIGASIAYHLSQAGARNIVLLEKNLLGSGSSGKAAGLTILQWANEIDVQLVQGSLDIYRELIKRNKDIKFHQSGLIYLATTAQEEQYLRDSQTLLNKYNIKSDWLDRAGIRKHLGHWMHLDDFPAGLYTPEDGYLDPFQIVNGFAKEARRNGAKLYEMAPVTGLRRTGDIFEVTSSEGTFSTPLLINAAGCWAKKVGELLGLKLPLKPYRTQIAVLKPSHPLPQNITAVYDINRNVYFHSETGGLLLAGDGTTETEENPDQFRQKADNAFLEEIAQKISYLIPGMADAGVANSWAGLVTATPDRMPIIGRMPEIPNFILATGDNGYGFMRAGMLGKLVAEIALNKPPSIIIDKLTLNRFGNKDFSEFKITQGMGL